Below is a genomic region from Candidatus Omnitrophota bacterium.
AAATAAAGGAGTACATGGATAGGGAATTACCAGAGTTGCTTGTACTGTGTACGCATATCCTTTCCTTAAAAGCCAGCTTCCTAACTTCAATGTTTTTAAAGCATCTTCATAATCTTCCCATGGATAACCAAACATAATAGTAATGTGTGGAAAAAGTTCTGCCTTACGCGCAATTTTACAATCTTCTATAATTTTTTCCACGGTTAAATTTTTGTTTATTCTATCTAAAGTCTTTTGATTTGCTGACTCTAGTCCAAAAAGAAGCAACCTAAAATTAGCCTTTTTCATTAACCTAAAATCCTCAAAAGTCAATGCTCCAAATCTCATATTACAGTCTATATATATTTTTTTATGATAACCTCTCTTTATCATTCCTTGACAAAACTCCTTAAGCCAATCTCCTTTGGGAAAGGTTCCTGTATCATCCATTATTTCTTTTATTTTATACCTGTCAATCAATATCCCAATCTCACTTAGAACATTATCCGCTTTTCGTACTTTAAATTTGGGATACAAAGTAGGCCAACTACAAAAACTACATTTTCCCCACCAGCAATCTCTACCTGACATAATATAAGTTCCTGGAGTACGTTTATAATTTCCATTTTTATAAGCGTAGAGTTGCCATTTAGTCAAATCGCGGTCTATAAAAGGCAGAGAATTTAGATCGTGGTTTAGTTGAAAAATCCCAGTTTTTTTAACCTCTCCATTTTCACGGTAGTAAATCCCTGGCTCCAATTCCGACACTCCCAGTTGATAATTCGCAGTTCCTAATTTTTTAAGACTATTACATAGACTTAATAATAAAAAGTCATAATCACCACCCGTTAGAACAAAATCTACATTAGAATTTTGAAAAGACTCCTCTGGCAAAGCAGTAACATGGTCACCAAATAAAACAGTTATCGGGTTACAAAGTTGCTTGAGTTCATCTATTATACTCCAATGTTGTTTGATAACTGGGGTTTTTGTCTCCATCGCAATTAAATCAGGTTTTTCTCTCTTAATAATTTCCAAGAATTCATTATAAGAAATCCCTTCCGCAATTCCATCTATCCAGATAACTTCGTGTCCACTATTCTTTAACAAAGTAGCAGCCATTGCGGGAACTACTGGATAAATGTAGGTTGGTTCTTTAAAATACTGAAACTGGCGATTCTGACTCAAAAGCGGAGTTCCTTTTTTTGAATCTAAGGGAGGATAAGCAATTACTACCTTCATTATTCCTCTTTCATCTTTCTAGAAAATAATCCTTTTAAAAAATAAATACCGTAGGTAAAATGAGTTAGTATTATACCTAAAGACAAAAATAAAAATAATTTTAATCGACTAGATATCTTAAGTTTAGACTTCTCTACAGTAATTATTTTAAAAATACTAAAAAGAAGAGAAATAAAAATATAAAAAGAAAAAATAAAAAGAAAAACATTTCCAAAAAAAACATTTCCAATTATTCCCATAAATCCTGAAAAAATAGTAACAAGAATAAACAAAGAGGGAGTAAGATATGAAATCTTAAAAGAAGTTTCAGGAAACCGTTTAGCAAAATATCCCCTATGAAGTGCATAATTAGAGACCTGTTTTAAATGAGAAACAAATAAGGGACGACGGTGATGATAGACCACTAATTCTGGAACATAAAGAATTTTCTTACGCAGTTTTTTAACAATTTCTAAGCATAGGAAAGTATCTTCTCCAGGCCAAAAATTGGTTTTAAATCCTCCTAATTTTTCAAAAATTTCTCTACGAATAATGAAATTGCAGGAAGGATAATCATCCACTTCTCTTCTTCTTTCAGGACGGTAGCGATAAGTAAGCCCATCGCTTACCAAAAAAGTCTCATAAATCAACCCGCTGGATAATTGTCTCAAGCTATCTTCCTGAGGAGTTATTGCAGGACCACCTATCGCAGCAATTTCTGAATTCAAGAAATAACTCGTTCCTAATTTTAGCCAATCCTTTTTAGGATAGGCATCGTCATCAATAAAGGCAATAAATTCCCCTAATGAAATTCCCAGGATTTTATTTCTTTTTACAGGGGGATTAACTTTTCCTGTAGGGATAACTTTAACTTTTGAATCATGATAACTAAATTCTTCATCAGGTAAAACAATTATTTCATAATCCGAATAATCTAATTCCAAACAATGCCTTAAACACTCTTCTAAATAAGGATTAGACTTTTTGCAGGCAATAACTATGGATACTTTCATTATCTAAAATCTCCTATAATATCGTAAGATATAAAGGCGATAAAAAATAGCCAAAGTATCTTTAAAGATATTTAAAATAGAAGACAAATCCACGGAACTTTGCCAGTGTTGATCGAGCTTCACTGGTGCTTCTACTATTTTATAACCTAAGCGATGTACATTAACCAAAACCTCCACATCAAAAGCAAATCTTTTAACCAATATTTTGGGAAATACCCTTTCTAAAATCTCATATTTGAATAACTTCAATCCTGTCTGGGTATCACGCACAGGTAAGCCAAAAAGAATCTTGATAAGATAATAATAGCCCAAACTTAAAATACGGCGTAAGAGAGGATAATTAAGTCGGGAATTGGGATGGAATTTTGAACCAATCACCACATCCGCCTCATCAAGGAGCATAATATCAAAAAAGGTAGAAATCTGTTCAGGATGAAGGGATAAATCCGCATCCATAAAAACCACCCACTCTCCTCTACAATAACGAAATCCTTTCTTTAAAGCCCTTCCTTTTCCGAAATTCTTCTTATTCCTTGTAAGGATTATTTGAGGATATTTTTGCGCAAATCTTTTTAATTTAAAGAAAGTATCGTCTTCTGAACCATCATCAACCACAATTATTTCATATGGACATAAAAATTTTTCAAGTGTCTTTAAAATCTCAAATAGCGATGACTCAATAAATCCTGAGCCGTTATAAACAGGAACAATTACTGAAACCTTCCCATTTAAATTATCCATGATGATTATGCGGATTTATAAAATACCAACCAGAGATTTAAACACAAAAGAAATAAAAAAGATATAAAGATTAAAACAAGCACCTGCAAAAGACTTTTATGAAACAGAGAAATTAAAACAATCTCTAAGAGAACTGTTCCCAGAAAAATATTGAGGTATCTTCTCTTATCAAGAGATAAATAATAATTCATAAAAACAAAAAGAATACTAAGTAAAACCATATTAATAGAAAACATACGCACCAGAGGAAAGCATTCTTTATAGACTTTACCGACAAGCACCTTTAGTACCAACTCAGGGAAGAATATGGTAAAGAAAGCAATCAGACTAGAAAGAAAAAACATATAAAATATACTCTTTTTTAGAACAACCCTTGTATCTTTATTTTTTGCCTGAAGATTGGCCACCTTGGGAAACATAACCGCAATAATAGAAGAAGGGAAAAAGAAAACCATCTTACCTACCACTTGAGAAATAGAGTACAATCCTGCTTCAAGGGGCTCAAAAAATCGTTTTACCAAAATTATATCTATATTCAAAAAGGCGGTTCCTGCCAGAGTGACTATAAATACCGAAAATAGATATCTATAGACACTACTAAAATCAAAATCTTTATCTTCCAAGATAGAATTCATAGTCTTGGGTAAACTTTTTCTTTGAAAATAAAAAGAAATGACTAAGCCTAAAAAAGAAGAAATTAGAAATGACAACAAAGCTCCCCTTACCCCTAACAGTAATTTTATAAAAATAAAAACCAGGATTAACTTTGCTAAACCAGAAACAATAGAATTAAAACTTATATACCAAAATTTTTGTAATCCTACCAAAATAGACTGTGGAAGAGCAGAAAGATAACTACATAAAATAATCAAGTTAAGCAGAAGAAAATTAATTCCATTGGAAATTTTCAAAAAGTCACTCAGGGGTTTATGAAATACTGTAAGAATTAAAGAAATAAAGAAACCAATTAGAAATATCCATTTACCTAAAAAAATAATAAATCTTCTTATTCTATAGAAATTTTGCTGGGCATAAAATTGAGAGACAAAACGCCTAATGGCTATAGAAAATGCAGCGGGTAATTGAGAGAGAAGCATTAAAATAGACAATAAAGAATTAAAAATTCCAAAATCTGAAGGAGAAAGACTTCTTGTCAAAAAAATCGTATATATTAAGTTAAAAAAATTTGTAAAACTTGTTCCTAAAAACATAATTAAAGAATCTTTTGCCAAATCATCACGAAATATATTTTTAATATTCATATTAGGCAAGATTTTTTATCATCTAATTTTGTAAAATTTACCCTAACCGCATTTGCTAATTCCTTATGTTTAAAATCAATCATACTTTTAGCAATTTATTAACAATCTTAACAATTTTTTTCTTACTTAAGTAATTTTACACTTTAAGTTCAGCTTAAATTGTCAAATTTGGCAAGACGAAAGAAAATATTTCCCGAGTTATTATATGCTTTCCCAAGTAAAGGAATGTTTTTGTCCCCTGTGTCTAAAAAGTATATTTTTGCATCCAGACTGTGGCGCATTATGTCTCCTTTTCTTCTCCTTAGCAATAGATTCACCTCCCACACTTTATAGGCTCTTCCTTCTATTCTATACTCCTTTTTATTTAACACCTCTATCTTCACTCTATAGTTTGCCTGGTTGGAATTAAGATTCAATTCTTCTCCTTTATATGCATCAAATTTTATCCTCATCAAATAAAAAATCAGAGAAAGCGGTTCATGGGTAAACGGAAAAATCACATACCGTTTTCCTTCAGAGATTATATACCCCTCTTCTTGATTATAAATAATCTCATTTTTCTCCTTTATCTTATCATCCATGTGTATCTCTGTAGAAAAATACACTGGAAGCATCTTTGATGTATCCAGATAAGAAATTATCTTTGCCTTCGCCGGTTTTAGCCAAGAAAAAGGAAATGTATCCTCTGCAGTCATCTCAAGCTGATATATAGACCTCTGATTATATTGTGAAAGGCCTATTGAATGATAAAACGCCTTACCTATAGGAAAGACATTTAAATAATTAATCTGAAAATTTAAAGAAAAACTATCTTTCAATATTTCTAATCTTTCCGGAGAAGCAATTACTTTTCTAATTATCGTTTCTATCTTATTATTATAATAATTTTCCCAGCCTATAAGAAAAATTATTAACCCTATAAGAATAAAGAAAATTATTTTAAGTTTCTTCATCATTCTAACATACATAAATTTGGATTTATTGGCTCAGCAATCACTTCATAAACATCAATAGGTCCTGTTTTTTTAACACACATAATATCTTTTTTAGGACACTCCTCTGCGGGAAAGCTCTTAACCAACTTAAGAGAGGAATTTTGAGGTATTTTTTCAAATTCTTTTTTATCCTCCAAAAGCTCTGAATTTAGATATCCATCATAATGCACAATTACATATCTTACACCCCTCCATTTCAAAATTCCCGCAGTTCTTGGTTCTGAGAGATTACGAATTTCCTGAGCAACTCGGTTAGCATAACTTCCTGGGATTGTCCCATTGATAATTTTCTTCTCATGCTTTGTCTGATAAAACTTATACATTTCATTGGGTGAGTC
It encodes:
- a CDS encoding B12-binding domain-containing radical SAM protein, encoding MKVVIAYPPLDSKKGTPLLSQNRQFQYFKEPTYIYPVVPAMAATLLKNSGHEVIWIDGIAEGISYNEFLEIIKREKPDLIAMETKTPVIKQHWSIIDELKQLCNPITVLFGDHVTALPEESFQNSNVDFVLTGGDYDFLLLSLCNSLKKLGTANYQLGVSELEPGIYYRENGEVKKTGIFQLNHDLNSLPFIDRDLTKWQLYAYKNGNYKRTPGTYIMSGRDCWWGKCSFCSWPTLYPKFKVRKADNVLSEIGILIDRYKIKEIMDDTGTFPKGDWLKEFCQGMIKRGYHKKIYIDCNMRFGALTFEDFRLMKKANFRLLLFGLESANQKTLDRINKNLTVEKIIEDCKIARKAELFPHITIMFGYPWEDYEDALKTLKLGSWLLRKGYAYTVQATLVIPYPCTPLFEECKEKGWLKTFSWDRFDMKEPIMKTPIPDETLMKLVQRIYRVSFHPEFIYNRIRSIRDFLDLLYFKKAGVKVVGHIKDFSSNLTI
- a CDS encoding glycosyltransferase; the encoded protein is MKVSIVIACKKSNPYLEECLRHCLELDYSDYEIIVLPDEEFSYHDSKVKVIPTGKVNPPVKRNKILGISLGEFIAFIDDDAYPKKDWLKLGTSYFLNSEIAAIGGPAITPQEDSLRQLSSGLIYETFLVSDGLTYRYRPERRREVDDYPSCNFIIRREIFEKLGGFKTNFWPGEDTFLCLEIVKKLRKKILYVPELVVYHHRRPLFVSHLKQVSNYALHRGYFAKRFPETSFKISYLTPSLFILVTIFSGFMGIIGNVFFGNVFLFIFSFYIFISLLFSIFKIITVEKSKLKISSRLKLFLFLSLGIILTHFTYGIYFLKGLFSRKMKEE
- a CDS encoding glycosyltransferase family 2 protein, encoding MDNLNGKVSVIVPVYNGSGFIESSLFEILKTLEKFLCPYEIIVVDDGSEDDTFFKLKRFAQKYPQIILTRNKKNFGKGRALKKGFRYCRGEWVVFMDADLSLHPEQISTFFDIMLLDEADVVIGSKFHPNSRLNYPLLRRILSLGYYYLIKILFGLPVRDTQTGLKLFKYEILERVFPKILVKRFAFDVEVLVNVHRLGYKIVEAPVKLDQHWQSSVDLSSILNIFKDTLAIFYRLYILRYYRRF
- a CDS encoding oligosaccharide flippase family protein, with the translated sequence MNIKNIFRDDLAKDSLIMFLGTSFTNFFNLIYTIFLTRSLSPSDFGIFNSLLSILMLLSQLPAAFSIAIRRFVSQFYAQQNFYRIRRFIIFLGKWIFLIGFFISLILTVFHKPLSDFLKISNGINFLLLNLIILCSYLSALPQSILVGLQKFWYISFNSIVSGLAKLILVFIFIKLLLGVRGALLSFLISSFLGLVISFYFQRKSLPKTMNSILEDKDFDFSSVYRYLFSVFIVTLAGTAFLNIDIILVKRFFEPLEAGLYSISQVVGKMVFFFPSSIIAVMFPKVANLQAKNKDTRVVLKKSIFYMFFLSSLIAFFTIFFPELVLKVLVGKVYKECFPLVRMFSINMVLLSILFVFMNYYLSLDKRRYLNIFLGTVLLEIVLISLFHKSLLQVLVLIFISFLFLLCLNLWLVFYKSA
- a CDS encoding DUF3108 domain-containing protein, which codes for MMKKLKIIFFILIGLIIFLIGWENYYNNKIETIIRKVIASPERLEILKDSFSLNFQINYLNVFPIGKAFYHSIGLSQYNQRSIYQLEMTAEDTFPFSWLKPAKAKIISYLDTSKMLPVYFSTEIHMDDKIKEKNEIIYNQEEGYIISEGKRYVIFPFTHEPLSLIFYLMRIKFDAYKGEELNLNSNQANYRVKIEVLNKKEYRIEGRAYKVWEVNLLLRRRKGDIMRHSLDAKIYFLDTGDKNIPLLGKAYNNSGNIFFRLAKFDNLS